One segment of Candidatus Binataceae bacterium DNA contains the following:
- a CDS encoding winged helix-turn-helix domain-containing protein: MRAMEPASETTAGKRALMARVWPDRVVDENNLQSQIAALRAAFGAERDLIRTVSGRGYQFTGEVRVPSGSPVERSPAGRAAQPAGA, encoded by the coding sequence ATGCGAGCGATGGAACCCGCCTCCGAAACGACGGCCGGCAAGCGCGCCCTGATGGCGCGCGTGTGGCCCGACCGGGTGGTTGACGAGAATAATCTGCAATCCCAAATCGCGGCGTTGCGCGCTGCTTTCGGCGCTGAGCGGGATTTGATCCGCACAGTCTCCGGACGCGGCTACCAGTTTACCGGCGAGGTCCGCGTGCCGTCAGGAAGCCCCGTCGAGCGCTCCCCCGCTGGCAGGGCTGCGCAGCCCGCAGGGGC